One genomic segment of Candidatus Obscuribacterales bacterium includes these proteins:
- a CDS encoding IS982 family transposase: protein MSLSLARLDLTQLFCDVDDVYRKFERLCEQAIPRLPCDGQPKAYQSRLSISDVMTIVIAFHGSGYRTFKDFYNQKVLPDWRDAFPNLVSYGRFIELMPWSFMALVSFLNTCCFGKVTGISFIDSTSVAVCHIKRAKTHKTFKGLAGWGKSSVGWYFGFKLHLIINDHGELLTVALTPGNTDDRKPVPDMTKDLVGKLFGDRGYISQALFESLFERGLELITKRRKTMKNALMPLLDKLLLRKRPIIETVNGNRPIAVFPSSAESSLLDSRFSPWLCQSDRYVEKLSRSQLRIDKLHIGSDRLSLDFCLDHRMALNLSSRRINLCR from the coding sequence ATGTCTTTGAGTCTAGCGCGCCTCGACCTGACCCAACTCTTCTGCGACGTTGACGACGTCTATCGTAAGTTTGAGCGGCTCTGTGAACAAGCTATCCCGCGACTGCCGTGCGACGGGCAGCCGAAAGCCTATCAGTCTAGATTGAGCATCAGCGACGTGATGACTATCGTCATCGCCTTCCATGGCTCGGGCTATCGAACGTTTAAGGATTTTTACAACCAGAAGGTCTTGCCTGACTGGCGGGACGCCTTTCCCAACTTGGTGAGCTACGGACGGTTTATCGAACTCATGCCTTGGAGCTTTATGGCTTTAGTGAGCTTTCTAAACACGTGCTGTTTTGGCAAGGTCACCGGCATCAGTTTCATCGATTCCACCTCGGTCGCGGTCTGCCATATCAAGCGGGCCAAGACTCACAAGACGTTCAAGGGCTTGGCGGGTTGGGGCAAATCGTCGGTGGGGTGGTACTTCGGCTTTAAGTTACACCTCATCATTAACGACCACGGTGAACTGCTGACCGTTGCCCTGACGCCGGGCAATACTGATGACCGTAAGCCCGTTCCCGACATGACTAAAGACCTGGTCGGAAAGCTGTTTGGAGACCGAGGGTATATTTCGCAGGCGCTCTTTGAGTCGCTCTTTGAGCGGGGTCTAGAGCTGATTACCAAACGTCGCAAGACCATGAAAAACGCCCTGATGCCGCTGCTCGATAAGCTCCTGCTGCGCAAACGCCCGATTATCGAGACGGTCAACGGGAACCGTCCAATAGCTGTCTTCCCCAGCAGTGCTGAATCAAGCCTTTTGGACAGTAGATTCAGCCCCTGGCTCTGCCAGTCTGATCGGTACGTTGAGAAACTCAGCCGATCGCAGCTGAGGATAGACAAACTCCACATCGGCAGCGATCGCCTGAGCCTCGATTTCTGCCTCGATCACCGCATGGCACTGAATTTGTCCAGTAGGAGAATTAACCTCTGTCGGTAA